In Plasmodium falciparum 3D7 genome assembly, chromosome: 8, the following proteins share a genomic window:
- a CDS encoding rifin: MKVHYINILLLYAVNLSILLISSHINIQKNPYINALHTLNTTKIPTNRFLCECDLYTSIYDNDPEMNMVMQQFDERTSERFHEYHERIQEKRKKCKEQCERDIQKIILKDKIEKELTEKLDALQTDINTEDIPTCVCEKSIADKTEKYCLKCGYGLGSVSPNVGLIGAIAVNVWKTGALIAAKNAAIAEGAAAGKAAGEAAGIATAIDELYNNFFLTILGRKSVQDVITAKNFWDPAFIYKVVKLESNNVCFITPQPQTHASFCSLESLRNTPDFFEKYVVAGTQTVVSKSSNAAAQATKDITEQVTTAAIESSKNTIEAACFTYHTAIIASIVAILIIVLIMVIIYLILRYRRKKNEEKTTIYKIIKGIVMFCCRYIKRNLIFYVIS, encoded by the exons atgaaagttcactacattaatatattattattatatgccGTCAATTTAAGTATATTGTTAATATCTTCTCAT atAAATATCCAAAAGAATCCTTACATCAATGCACTTCATACCCTCAACACGACAAAAATACCAACTAATAGGTTTTTATGCGAATGTGACTTATATACGTCCATTTATGACAACGATCCAGAAATGAATATGGTAATGCAACAATTTGATGAACGGACATCGGAACGGTTTCATGAGTATCATGAAAGGATACAagaaaaacgaaaaaaatgtaaagaacAATGCGAAAGggatatacaaaaaattattttaaaagataaaatagaaaaggAATTAACAGAAAAGTTGGATGCATTACAAACAGATATAAATACTGAGGATATACCTACTTGCGTTTGCGAAAAGTCGATAGCTGACAAAACAGAAAAATATTGTCTCAAATGTGGATATGGATTAGGAAGTGTTTCACCAAATGTTGGATTAATTGGTGCAATTGCTGTAAATGTGTGGAAAACTGGAGCTTTGATTGCTGCTAAGAACGCTGCCATAGCTGAGGGTGCGGCTGCAGGTAAAGCAGCTGGTGAAGCTGCGGGTATTGCAACAGCCATTGacgaattatataataatttttttctaacaATATTAGGTCGTAAATCAGTGCAAGATGTTATTACTGCAAAAAATTTTTGGGATCCcgcttttatttataaagttGTTAAGTTAGAAAGCAATAATGTATGCTTTATAACTCCCCAACCTCAAACACATGCATCTTTTTGTTCCCTGGAAAGTTTAAGAAATACTCCTGATTTTTTTGAGAAATACGTAGTAGCAGGTACACAAACAGTTGTTTCAAAGTCTTCAAATGCTGCTGCACAAGCTACTAAGGATATTACTGAACAAGTGACGACAGCAGCTATAGAATCAAGCAAAAACACTATAGAAGCTGCATGTTTTACTTACCATACTGCTATAATAGCCTCCATCGTTGCAATATTGATTATAGTTTTGATTAtggttattatttatttaattttacgttatcgtagaaaaaaaaatgaagaaaaaactacaatatataaaattattaaaggaATAGTTATGTTTTGCTGTCGCTATATTAAAcgtaatttaatattttacgtgatatcataa
- a CDS encoding rifin, producing MRIHYINMFLFSLMFNILLNVNKNHYNTTLHTPNTTKIPTTRLLCECELYAPSNYNNDPEMKQVMDNFDRHTQQRFHEYEQRMIKNRKECKEQCEQNIQKLILKEKIQKELKEKFSALQIDISTHDIPTCVCEKSVADKTEKFCLKCGYGLGGALTAWQIFGYTGIYGWANYAALLAHEAGVKAGIKVVIDMFSTYPGLISLPGVDLTKMINGSNFNIPMELVNIVKGLSNGLCKTPNKHLFCAFTNMEKGQSLVSFANSASQSGIMEAASVQGAKVAIIKTTTADFSYNMIVSGITIFVIVLVMVIIYFILRYRRKKKMKKKLQYIKLLKE from the exons atgagaATCCATTACATTAATATGTTCTTATTTTCCCTTATGTTCAATATATTA CTAAATGTCAATAAGAATCATTACAACACTACGCTCCATACACCAAACACCACAAAAATACCAACCACTAGATTATTATGCGAATGCGAATTGTATGCACCAtccaattataataatgaccCCGAAATGAAACAGGTCATGGATAATTTTGACCGTCATACACAACAAAGGTTTCACGAGTACGAACAACGTATGATCAAAAACAGAAAAGAATGCAAAGAACAATGTGAgcaaaatatacaaaaacttattttaaaagaaaaaatccaaaaagaattaaaagaaaagttCTCGGCATTACAAATTGATATATCTACCCATGACATACCCACATGTGTTTGTGAAAAATCAGTAGCCGACAAAACAGAAAAATTTTGCCTTAAGTGTGGGTATGGATTAGGAGGAGCATTAACAGCATGGCAAATTTTTGGTTATACTGGTATATATGGATGGGCCAATTATGCTGCTCTTCTTGCCCATGAAGCAGGAGTTAAAGCAGGTATTAAGGTAGTAATTGATATGTTCTCAACATATCCTGGTCTAATTAGTTTACCTGGTGTTGATTTGACAAAAATGATTAATGGatcaaattttaatataccaATGGAACTTGTTAATATTGTTAAAGGTTTAAGTAATGGATTGTGCAAAACTCCAAACAAACACTTATTTTGCGCTTTTACAAATATGGAAAAAGGACAATCATTGGTTTCATTCGCCAATAGTGCTTCCCAATCAGGAATTATGGAAGCGGCAAGTGTTCAAGGAGCTAAAGTTGCAATCATAAAAACCACAACTGCTGATTTTTCTTATAACATGATTGTCTCAGGTATTACAATATTCGTTATAGTTTTAGTTAtggttattatttatttcattttacgTTAtcgtagaaaaaaaaaaatgaagaaaaaactacaatatataaaattattaaaagaatag
- a CDS encoding erythrocyte membrane protein 1, PfEMP1, whose amino-acid sequence MSTLGGGTDKSAKHVLDEFGQQVYEQVKNGEAKTYFDELHGDLSEATYPGDENPNKTTPPNPCLLQYDYNSNVTIGGGREYPCKDRPEVRFSDEYGGQCTDSKIKGNEDNKGGACAPFRRLFLCDQHLSHMKAEKINNKHNLLLEVCLAAKYEGESLKGYHDKYNATYSDSRSQLCTVLARSFADIGDIIRGKDLFIGYDKKDRVQKKKLQDSLKNIFGNIYNELTTSGKNVDKAKARYNDPKGDFFQLREDWWALNREKVWSAITCNAQGNKYFRPTCSGGESIAHNKCTCINGDPPTYFDYVPQYLRWFEEWAEDFCRKRKHKLQNAKEQCRGKNGEDKYCDLNGYDCKRTISAEKKLFPDSDCNKCSYSCIPFRTWIDNQKLEFLKQKNKYDKEKEKNNDTTKTTRYGPINNLYAKDFYDKLKQQYITVDSFLELLNKEKECKNHPEVGDGKKTFVDFSNKNVDETFSRTEICEPCPWCGIEKQEDGKWKRLNENAPECPQEIEKTYPESNTTDIPVLTPEKGKTSILQKYRIFCQNAENNKQIKEWQCHYEKNDKSDDSDETHNSDNCILGKWENFEKGQEFKSYYSFFYGSIIDMLKDSVDWRDKLNNCINNETKACKNGCNKNCDCYKRWVEKKQQEWSNIKKHFGKQGDLLEEIKGEDPGKILEFYLKSIFLQDMKEAQGDPKAIKRFTDLLQKKNNPGTDDTTKTIIDKFLQEELTDANRCKETHKDDCSQQEVTRLRSADPSPDTVDSASEDEDEEDKDHQEETEDTAQDTGQGEEETATEKVAPTVVDVCATVAEALTKGDLNAACTLKYGTPNRYWGWKCIGDKTATGEARAGRVARSPPETAPSSAKSGEPTGSICIPPRRRRLYIQKLHEWASRGGDEATKSQSQAGGSEAQPQGGEKSPSGKVSSQSDKLRTAFIQSAAIETFFLWHKYKAENTKTQSVGSPLLLLPQLPRSGSDDKDPETSLKSGTIPIDFLRLMFYTIADYKDIFEGKNMEVVNLLKDGSPSDKEMQERESKIKDAIDKVFPNSDNKKHSGVPSQTGNTTPQTLWSKYAEPIWNGMICALTYRDSEEKGGTPTQNNTVKTELYDKNTKENGKYNYHTVTLEDDSDETRPKIGTSPSGEKTYLSKFVLRPPYFRYLEEWGETFCRERTRRLEKIQGDCTQGDDEYKCSGYGENCKDIREQDYSIISNFNCPDCGKSCRSYKKWINIKKDEFTKHSNVYNEQKEKAKNNKDPESKSGNISDHEFVGKLDKDYASIDSFLEKLGSCSKNNKDNGDGTINFKEPDVTFKPADNCKPCSEFKVNCRNGNCKGANGNTCNGETVTAEEITKMSDSTVIDIRVSDNSENVFEDILDECQNAGIFEGIRKEQWTCGYVCGVDICEQTNVNVNQNDKEYIQIRALLKRWVDHFLEDYIKIKHKISHCIDNGKGNICKNKCNDKCNCASKWIDEKRTEWKTIRDRYFEQYKGAQSDVYDVKGFLEDLQSQIPVTINKAIEPCKDLGEFERSTHCNGAASSENGKPQKKDIIECLLDKLEKKTKKCKDDHPQPSAENQAQTCENSAHVEDDDEPLEEEGDQNPVGKQQPSFCPPVEDKKKEEEGETCTPASPAPAPAPSEDPPVPAPAGDQKEASTPKVAPRPKPPRVKPQQPGDDPWEPLKNAMLSSTIMWSIGIGFATFTYFYLKKKTKSSVANLFQILQIPKGDYDIPTLKSSNRYIPYASDRYKGKTYIYMEGDSSGDEKYAFMSDTTDVTSSESEYEELDINDIYVPGSPKYKTLIEVVLEPSKRDIPSGDIPHTNKFTDNEWNQLKKDFISNMLQNTQNTEPNVLHDNVDNNTHPTMSRHNVDQKPFIMSIHDRNLYIGEEYSYDMSTNSGENNLYSGIDPTSANHDSYSGIDLINDALNGDYDIYDEILKRKENELFGTNHTKKNTSTNSVAKNTNSDPILNQINLFHKWLDRHRNMCEQWDKNKKEEFLDKLKKEWNKENNNNSGDINNRYENVLNTDVSIQIDMHNPKPKNEFTNMDTNPDNFIKDTILNDLEKHREPYFYDIYDDDITYFDTDDVKPPMDDIHIKEQTEMNALHNNKMNELLEKEYPISDIWNI is encoded by the exons ATGTCGACGCTAGGAGGTGGTACTGACAAGAGTGCCAAACATGTATTGGATGAATTTGGGCAACAAGTGTACGAGCAAGTGAAAAATGGTGAGGCTAAAACATATTTTGATGAATTGCATGGAGATTTGTCAGAAGCAACATATCCAGGGGATGAAAATCCTAATAAAACAACGCCACCAAATCCATGCTTACTtcaatatgattataatagtAATGTTACCATTGGTGGGGGTAGGGAGTATCCTTGTAAAGATAGACCAGAAGTTCGATTTTCTGATGAATATGGAGGTCAATGTACTGATAGTAAAATAAAGGGTAACGAAGATAATAAAGGTGGAGCATGTGCACCATTTAGAAGGTTATTTCTATGTGATCAACATTTATCACACATGAAAGCTGAAAAAATcaataataaacataatttATTGTTAGAAGTGTGTCTTGCAGCAAAATATGAAGGTGAGTCATTAAAAGGTTAtcatgataaatataatgcaACTTATTCTGATTCTCGTTCTCAATTATGTACTGTATTAGCACGAAGTTTTGCAGATATAGGAGATATTATCAGAGGAAAAGATCTTTTCATTggttatgataaaaaagatagagtacaaaaaaaaaaattacaagatAGTTTGAAAAACATTTTcgggaatatatataatgagtTGACCACGAGCGGGAAGAATGTGGACAAAGCAAAAGCTCGCTACAATGATCCTAAAGGAGATTTTTTTCAATTACGAGAAGATTGGTGGGCACTTAATAGAGAAAAAGTATGGAGTGCTATCACATGCAACGCTCAaggtaataaatattttcgaCCAACATGTTCTGGTGGAGAAAGTATCGCTCATAATAAATGCACATGTATTAATGGAGATCCTCCTACGTATTTCGATTATGTCCCTCAATATTTACGTTGGTTCGAGGAATGGGCCGAAGATTTTTGTCGTAAACGAAAACATAAATTACAAAATGCTAAAGAACAATGTCGCGGAAAAAATGGTGAAGATAAATATTGTGATCTTAATGGATATGATTGTAAGAGAACTATAAGTGCAGAAAAGAAACTTTTCCCCGATTCTGATTGTAATAAATGTTCCTATTCATGTATTCCTTTTAGAACATGGATAGATAACCAAAAACTAGAATTTCTAAAACAGAAAAACAAgtatgataaagaaaaagagaaaaacaATGATACAACAAAAACAACTCGATATGGTCCTATTAATAACTTATATGCAAAAGatttttatgataaattGAAACAACAATATATAACTGTCGATTCGTTTTTAGAATTAttgaataaagaaaaagaatgtAAAAATCACCCTGAAGTAGGAGATGGAAAAAAAACTTTTGTTGATTttagtaataaaaatgttgacGAAACATTTTCTCGTACAGAAATTTGCGAACCTTGTCCATGGTGCGGGATCGAAAAACAGGAAGATGGAAAATGGAAAAGGTTAAACGAAAATGCTCCAGAATGCCCCCAGGAAATAGAAAAGACATATCCTGAATCAAATACAACGGATATACCAGTACTTACCCCAGAAAAAGGAAAGACAAGTATActacaaaaatatagaatCTTTTGTCAAAATGCTGAAAAcaataaacaaattaaagAATGGCAATgtcattatgaaaaaaatgataaaagtgATGATAGTGATGAAACTCATAATAGTGATAATTGCATACTAGGAAAATGGGAAAATTTTGAAAAGGGACAAGAATTTAAGTcctattattcatttttttatggtTCGATTATTGATATGTTAAAAGATTCTGTAGATTGGAGAGACAAACTTAAtaattgtataaataatgaaacaaAAGCATGTAAAAATGGATGTAACAAAAATTGTGATTGTTATAAACGATGGgttgaaaaaaaacaacaagaATGGTCGAAcataaaaaaacattttggAAAACAAGGAGATTTGCTAGAAGAAATTAAAGGAGAAGATCCTGGCAAAATTCTTGAATTTTATTTGAAAAGTATTTTTTTACAAGATATGAAAGAAGCTCAGGGAGATCCAAAAGCAATAAAAAGATTTACAGATCTTTtgcaaaagaaaaataatccAGGAACAGATGATACAACGAAAACAATAATTGATAAATTTCTCCAAGAGGAATTAACAGACGCCAACAGATGCAAAGAAACACATAAAGACGACTGCTCCCAACAAGAAGTAACACGCCTACGTTCCGCCGACCCATCACCCGACACTGTTGACTCCGCCTCAGAAGACGAAGACGAAGAGGACAAGGACCACCAGGAGGAAACGGAGGACACCGCACAAGACACGGGACAGGGGGAAGAGGAAACGGCCACAGAAAAGGTGGCACCAACAGTAGTAGACGTCTGCGCCACAGTGGCAGAAGCACTTACCAAAGGCGACTTGAATGCCGCCTGCACTCTCAAATACGGCACACCCAACAGATATTGGGGGTGGAAATGTATAGGTGACAAAACAGCCACTGGTGAAGCTCGTGCTGGTCGTGTCGCACGTAGTCCTCCCGAAACCGCCCCATCTAGTGCTAAAAGTGGTGAACCCACTGGTAGTATTTGTATCCCACCCAGGAGACGACGATTATACATACAAAAACTACACGAGTGGGCGAGTCGTGGTGGTGACGAGGCCACGAAGTCACAATCACAGGCGGGTGGTAGTGAGGCACAACCACAAGGTGGCGAGAAGTCACCAAGTGGTAAAGTGTCGTCACAAAGTGACAAACTACGTACTGCGTTTATTCAATCTGCGGCAATAGAAACTTTTTTCTTGTGGCATAAGTATAAAGCGGAAAATACGAAGACACAAAGTGTTGGGTCAccactactactactaccaCAACTACCCCGTTCAGGCAGTGATGACAAGGACCCCGAAACCTCCTTAAAAAGTGGTACAATCCCCATCGATTTCTTGAGATTAATGTTTTATACAATCGCGGACTACAAAGACATATTTGAGGGGAAGAATATGGAGGTGGTGAACTTGTTAAAGGATGGTAGTCCTAGTGATAAAGAAATGCAGGAAAGAGaaagtaaaataaaagatgCTATAGATAAAGTTTTCCCAAATAGTGATAACAAAAAACATAGTGGTGTCCCCTCACAAACTGGCAACACAACCCCTCAAACCTTGTGGTCAAAATACGCCGAACCCATTTGGAATGGAATGATATGTGCTTTAACCTATAGAGATAGTGAGGAAAAAGGCGGTACACCAACACAAAACAACACTGTGAAAACTGAACTTTACGACAAAAACACCAAAGAAAACGGTAAATACAACTACCACACCGTCACACTTGAAGATGATAGTGATGAAACCCGCCCCAAAATCGGCACCTCCCCTAGTGGTGAAAAAACCTACCTGTCCAAATTTGTGTTACGCCCCCCCTACTTCCGATACCTTGAAGAATGGGGTGAAACATTTTGTAGGGAACGGACGAGGAGGTTGGAGAAGATACAGGGGGATTGCACACAAGGTGATGATGAATACAAATGTAGTGGTTATGGGGAAAATTGTAAAGATATTCGTGAACAGGATTATAGTATTATTTCAAATTTCAACTGCCCAGATTGTGGAAAGTCTTGTAgatcttataaaaaatggataaatataaaaaaagacgAATTTACTAAACATTCAAATGTGTATAATGAACAAAAAGAGAAAgctaaaaataataaggatcCTGAAAGTAAATCTGGTAACATATCGGATCATGAATTTGTTGGAAAGCTTGATAAAGATTATGCGTCTATTGATTCATTTTTGGAAAAGTTAGGATCATGttctaaaaataataaggataATGGAGACGGTACAATAAATTTTAAGGAACCAGACGTAACATTTAAACCTGCAGATAATTGTAAACCATGTTCTGAATTTAAAGTAAATTGTCGAAATGGTAATTGCAAGGGTGCTAATGGTAATACGTGCAACGGAGAAACGGTTACTGCAGAAGAAATTACAAAAATGAGCGATTCTACTGTAATAGATATACGTGTGAGTGATAACAGTGAAAATGTATTTGAAGATATTTTAGACGAATGTCAAAATGCAGGTATCTTTGAAGGTATTAGAAAAGAACAATGGACATGTGGTTATGTATGTGGTGTAGATATATGTGAACAGACAAACGTTAATGTAAATCAAAatgataaagaatatatacaaattagAGCATTGCTTAAACGTTGGGTAGATCATTTTTTAGaagattatattaaaattaaacatAAAATTTCACATTGTATAGATAATGGTAAAGGAaacatatgtaaaaataaatgtaatgaTAAATGTAATTGTGCATCTAAATGGATAGATGAAAAAAGGACAGAATGGAAAACAATACGAGATCGTTACTTCGAACAATATAAGGGTGCTCAATCAGACGTTTATGATGTGAAAGGTTTTTTGGAGGACTTGCAATCTCAAATTCCTGTTACAATTAACAAAGCTATAGAACCTTGTAAAGATTTAGGTGAGTTCGAGAGGTCAACTCATTGTAATGGAGCTGCGAGCTCAGAAAATGGAAAACctcaaaaaaaagatatcATAGAATGTTTGCTTGATAAGCttgaaaagaaaacaaaaaagtgTAAAGATGACCACCCCCAACCTAGTGCCGAAAACCAAGCACAAACGTGTGAAAATTCCGCCCACGTTGAAGATGACGATGAACCCCTTGAAGAGGAAGGAGACCAGAATCCAGTGGGAAAACAACAACCATCATTTTGTCCGCCAGtggaagataaaaaaaaagaggaagAAGGAGAAACTTGTACACCGGCATCACCAGCACCAGCACCAGCACCTAGTGAGGATCCCCCAGTTCCTGCTCCAGCTGGTGACCAAAAAGAAGCCTCAACTCCAAAAGTGGCACCAAGACCAAAACCCCCCCGAGTGAAACCCCAACAACCCGGCGACGACCCGTGGGAACCCCTGAAAAATGCCATGTTATCTTCGACGATCATGTGGAGTATTGGCATCGGTTTTGCTACATTcacttatttttatctaaaG aaaaaaaccAAATCATCTGTTGCAAATTTATTCCAAATACTGCAAATACCCAAAGGTGATTATGATATACCTACATTGAAATCAAGCAATAGATATATTCCTTATGCTAGTGATCGATATAAAGgcaaaacatatatttacatgGAAGGAGATAGTAGTGGTGATGAAAAATATGCATTTATGTCTGATACTACTGATGTTACTTCCTCAGAAAGTGAGTATGAAGAACtggatattaatgatatatatgtaccaGGTAGTCCTAAATATAAAACGTTGATAGAAGTGGTACTTGAACCATCAAAAAGAGATATACCAAGTGGTGATATACCacatacaaataaatttacAGATAATGAATGGAATCAATTGAAAAAAGATTTTATATCTAATATGTTACAAAATACCCAAAATACGGAACCAAATGTTTTACATGATAATGTGGATAATAATACCCATCCTACCATGTCACGTCATAATGTGGACCAAAAACCTTTTATTATGTCCATACATGAtagaaatttatatattggagAAGAATATAGTTATGATATGAGTACTAACAGTggtgaaaataatttatacagTGGTATTGATCCAACAAGTGCTAACCATGATTCTTATAGTGGTATAGATTTAATCAATGACGCACTAAATGGTGATTATGACATTTACGATGAAATATTGAAacgaaaagaaaatgaattatttggGACAAATCATacgaaaaaaaatacatcaaCCAATAGTGTTgcaaaaaatacaaatagtGATCCTATACTCAATCAAATAAATTTGTTCCATAAATGGTTAGATAGACATAGAAATATGTGCGAACAGtgggataaaaataaaaaggaggAATTTttagataaattaaaaaaagaatggaacaaagaaaataacaataatagtGGTGACATTAACAATAGGTATGAGAATGTGTTGAATACTGATGTTTCTATTCAAATAGATATGCATAATCCTAAACCAAAGAACGAATTTACGAATATGGATACAAACCCTGATAATTTCATTAAGGATACTATATTGAATGATCTGGAAAAACATCGTGAACCCTACTTCTATGAtatttatgatgatgatatcaCTTATTTTGATACAGATGATGTTAAACCACCTATGGATGATATACACATTAAAGAACAAACTGAAATGAATGCtcttcataataataagatgAATGAATTGTTAGAAAAGGAATATCCTATATCAGatatatggaatatataa